GATCAAGGAGCTAGGCACCAATGGCGGCGGCTTCTTCAACGCCAATTCGGCGCATCCGTTCGAAAGCCCGAACGCGATTTCCAATCTCCTCGAAATATGGGCGCTGCTCGTCATTCCCTTCGCGCTCGCCTTCGCCTTCGGCCGCGCGGTGCTGGATTTTCGGCAAGGCCGCGCGATCGCCATCGCTATGCTCATCGTGCTCGTCTGCGGCGTGCTCATCGCCTATTGGGCGGAGGCCGCCGGCAATCCGCTGCTGACGTCGATCGGCGTCGATCCTTCGCCCGGCAATATGGAAGGCAAGGAGGTGCGCTTCGGCGTAGCCACCAGCGCGCTCTTCGCCGCAGCGACGACAGGCACCAGCACCGGCGCTGTCAATTCGATGCATGACTCCTTCATGCCGATCGGCGGCCTCGTGCCCTTGTTCAACATGCTGATGGGCTCGATCGCGCCGGGCGGCGTCGGCGCCGGTCTCTATGGCTTTCTCGTGCTCGCAGTCGTCGCGGTCTTCGTCGCCGGCCTCATGGTCGGCCGCACGCCGGAATATCTCGGCAAGAAGATCGAGGCGCGGGAGATGAAGCTCGCCATGCTCGCCGTGCTGATCTATCCGCTCTGCGTGCTCGGATTCTCCGCGGCTTCCGCGCTGCTGCCGGGCGCGCTCGCGAGCTTGAACAACGCCGGCCCGCACGGTCTGTCGGAGATCGTCTACGCCTTCGCCTCGACGACCGACAATAATGGCTCGGCCTTCGCGGGCCTTTCCGGTGAGTGTGATCACGGTTTCTGATGTCGTGCTCATCAGGCTTTTTGATGGGCTTCCCACTTCCGCTTCCCGCACGCTGTAGGGGTGGTGGGAAGCGGAAGTGGGAAGTCAACGTCTGAGTGACTTGAGAGGGCATGCGGCCACAGCGGGGCTGATTTGGTTGCGGCCGTTTATCGCGGCGTATCACTCAGCCCGTGGCGAGGCGATAGCCGTCCGTCGATTTGACGATGCGGCCCGCGGCGGCCATGG
The sequence above is a segment of the Methylosinus sp. PW1 genome. Coding sequences within it:
- the kdpA gene encoding potassium-transporting ATPase subunit KdpA, which encodes MNAIGLAQIAVVLAAVVFAAVPLSAFIARVLAGERTILTPVLLPVERVFYKLAGVDPAREQSWLVYTSAMLAFSVVGFASLYALQRLQNVLPLDPQGFDPVPADLAFNTSISFITNTNWQNYAGETTMSHLVQMLGLTVHNFLSAATGLAMAFALVRGFARAESPTVGNFWVDLTRGALYVLLPLSIVFALALVALGVPQTLLGSVEATTLEGAKQVISIGPVASQEAIKELGTNGGGFFNANSAHPFESPNAISNLLEIWALLVIPFALAFAFGRAVLDFRQGRAIAIAMLIVLVCGVLIAYWAEAAGNPLLTSIGVDPSPGNMEGKEVRFGVATSALFAAATTGTSTGAVNSMHDSFMPIGGLVPLFNMLMGSIAPGGVGAGLYGFLVLAVVAVFVAGLMVGRTPEYLGKKIEAREMKLAMLAVLIYPLCVLGFSAASALLPGALASLNNAGPHGLSEIVYAFASTTDNNGSAFAGLSGECDHGF